A part of Pseudomonas sp. HR96 genomic DNA contains:
- the pqqE gene encoding pyrroloquinoline quinone biosynthesis protein PqqE — protein sequence MQSTGSNLPEPGGPYIPPTPAIGLPLWLLAELTYRCPLQCPYCSNPLDFAAQGKELTTEEWFKVMGEAREMGAAQIGFSGGEPLVRQDLALLIAEARRLGYYTNLITSGIGLTEQKIADFKQAGLDHIQISFQASDEQVNNLLAGSKKAFAQKLEMARAVKAHGYPMVLNFVTHRHNIDRIDRIIELCVALEADFVELATCQFYGWAELNRAGLLPTREQLVRAERITNEYREKLVAAGNPCKLIFVTPDYYEERPKACMNGWGSIFLTVTPDGTALPCHGARQMPVQFPNVREHSMQHIWYDSFGFNRFRGYEWMPEPCRSCDEKEKDFGGCRCQAFMLTGDAANADPVCSKSVHHGVILQAREEAEHATQTIEQLAFRNERNSRIIARS from the coding sequence GTGCAGAGCACTGGATCGAACTTGCCTGAGCCCGGCGGACCGTACATTCCGCCGACGCCTGCGATCGGCCTGCCGCTGTGGCTGCTGGCCGAGTTGACCTATCGCTGCCCGTTGCAGTGCCCGTATTGCTCCAACCCGCTGGACTTCGCCGCCCAGGGCAAGGAGCTGACCACCGAAGAGTGGTTCAAGGTCATGGGCGAGGCCCGCGAGATGGGCGCCGCGCAGATCGGCTTCTCCGGCGGCGAGCCGCTGGTGCGCCAGGACCTGGCCTTGCTGATTGCCGAGGCGCGGCGGCTGGGGTACTACACCAACCTGATCACCTCGGGCATCGGCCTGACCGAGCAGAAGATCGCCGACTTCAAGCAAGCCGGGCTCGACCACATCCAGATCAGCTTCCAGGCCAGCGACGAGCAGGTCAACAACCTCCTGGCCGGCTCGAAGAAGGCCTTCGCGCAAAAGCTGGAAATGGCCCGCGCGGTCAAGGCCCACGGCTACCCGATGGTGCTGAACTTCGTCACCCACCGGCACAACATCGACCGCATCGACCGCATCATCGAGCTGTGCGTGGCGCTGGAAGCCGACTTCGTGGAACTCGCCACCTGCCAGTTCTACGGCTGGGCCGAACTCAACCGCGCCGGCCTGCTGCCGACCCGCGAGCAGCTGGTGCGCGCCGAGCGCATCACCAACGAGTACCGCGAGAAGCTGGTAGCCGCCGGCAACCCCTGCAAGCTGATCTTCGTCACCCCCGACTATTACGAAGAGCGGCCCAAGGCCTGCATGAATGGCTGGGGCAGCATCTTCCTCACCGTCACCCCAGACGGCACAGCCCTGCCCTGCCACGGCGCGCGGCAGATGCCGGTGCAGTTTCCCAATGTGCGCGAGCACAGCATGCAGCACATCTGGTATGACTCGTTCGGCTTCAACCGCTTTCGCGGCTACGAGTGGATGCCCGAACCCTGCCGCTCCTGCGATGAAAAGGAAAAGGACTTCGGCGGCTGCCGCTGCCAGGCGTTCATGCTCACCGGTGATGCGGCAAATGCCGACCCGGTGTGCAGCAAATCGGTGCATCATGGGGTCATTCTGCAAGCTCGCGAAGAAGCCGAGCATGCCACCCAGACCATCGAACAACTGGCCTTTCGCAATGAACGAAACTCACGAATCATCGCCCGCAGCTGA
- the pqqD gene encoding pyrroloquinoline quinone biosynthesis peptide chaperone PqqD → MSLAQAFDTSLVPKWRQGYRFQYEPAQKGHVLLYPEGMIKLNDSASAIGGLIDGQRNVAAIIAELDRQFPGVPELADDIVQFMEVARAEHWIELA, encoded by the coding sequence GTGAGCCTTGCTCAAGCGTTCGACACAAGCCTGGTGCCCAAATGGCGCCAGGGCTACCGCTTCCAGTACGAGCCGGCGCAAAAAGGCCACGTGCTGCTCTATCCTGAGGGCATGATCAAACTCAACGACAGTGCCAGCGCCATCGGCGGCCTGATCGATGGCCAGCGCAACGTCGCCGCGATCATTGCCGAACTGGACCGCCAATTCCCCGGTGTGCCGGAGCTGGCCGACGACATCGTGCAGTTCATGGAGGTGGCCCGTGCAGAGCACTGGATCGAACTTGCCTGA
- the pqqC gene encoding pyrroloquinoline-quinone synthase PqqC, which translates to MSEPLSPAEFEQALRAKGAYYHIYHPYHVAMYEGRATREQIQGWVANRFYYQVNIPMKDAAILANCPDREVRREWIQRLLDHDGAPGEDGGIEAWLRLGQAVGLDPDQLRSQELVLPGVRFAVDAYVNFARRASWQEAASSSLTELFAPQIHQSRLDSWPQHYPWIDPAGYEYFRTRLGQARRDVEHGLAITLQHYTTAEGQQRMLEILQFKLDILWSMLDAMSMAYELNRPPYHSVTDQRVWHKGIAL; encoded by the coding sequence ATGAGCGAGCCGCTTTCCCCCGCCGAATTCGAACAGGCCTTGCGCGCCAAGGGCGCCTATTACCACATCTATCATCCCTACCACGTAGCGATGTACGAAGGCCGTGCCACGCGCGAGCAGATCCAGGGCTGGGTCGCCAACCGCTTCTATTATCAGGTCAACATCCCGATGAAGGACGCGGCCATCCTCGCCAACTGCCCGGACCGCGAAGTGCGCCGCGAGTGGATTCAGCGCCTGCTCGACCACGATGGCGCGCCCGGCGAGGACGGCGGTATCGAAGCCTGGCTGCGCCTGGGCCAGGCGGTGGGGCTGGATCCGGACCAGCTGCGCTCCCAGGAGCTGGTGCTGCCCGGGGTGCGCTTCGCCGTCGATGCCTACGTCAACTTCGCCCGCCGGGCCAGCTGGCAGGAGGCCGCCAGCAGCTCGCTGACCGAACTGTTCGCGCCGCAGATCCACCAGTCGCGCCTGGACAGCTGGCCGCAGCACTACCCCTGGATCGACCCGGCCGGCTACGAGTACTTCCGTACCCGCCTGGGCCAGGCCCGGCGTGACGTCGAGCACGGCCTGGCGATCACCCTGCAGCACTACACCACGGCCGAGGGCCAGCAGCGCATGCTGGAAATCCTCCAGTTCAAGCTGGACATCCTCTGGAGCATGCTCGACGCCATGAGCATGGCCTACGAACTGAACCGCCCGCCCTACCACAGCGTTACCGACCAGCGCGTCTGGCATAAGGGGATTGCCCTGTGA
- the pqqB gene encoding pyrroloquinoline quinone biosynthesis protein PqqB yields MYVQILGSAAGGGFPQWNCNCANCAGFRDGSLRAQARSQSSIALSDDGVNWVLCNASPDIRAQLQSFAPLQPGRALRDTGIQAIVLLDSQIDHTTGLLMLREGCPHQVWCTDMVHQDLTSGFPLFNMLSHWNGGLQWNRIELEGSFVIPACPNLRFTPFPLRSAAPPYSPHRFDPHPGDNLGLIVEDLRSGGRLFYAPGLGQVDEAVMAHMAAADVLLVDGTLWQDDEMQRRGVGTRTGREMGHLAQSGPGGMLEVLEQLPEQRKVLIHINNTNPILDEDSAERAELARRNVEVAYDGMSIEL; encoded by the coding sequence ATGTACGTCCAGATTCTTGGCTCCGCCGCTGGCGGCGGCTTCCCCCAGTGGAACTGCAACTGCGCCAACTGCGCGGGTTTTCGCGACGGCAGCCTGCGCGCCCAGGCCCGTAGCCAGTCGTCCATCGCGCTGTCCGATGACGGCGTCAACTGGGTCCTGTGCAACGCCTCGCCGGACATCCGCGCCCAGCTGCAAAGCTTCGCCCCCCTGCAACCGGGCCGCGCCCTGCGCGACACCGGCATCCAGGCCATTGTCCTGCTGGACAGCCAGATCGACCACACCACCGGCCTGTTGATGCTGCGCGAAGGCTGCCCGCACCAGGTCTGGTGCACCGATATGGTCCATCAGGACCTGACCAGCGGTTTCCCGCTGTTCAACATGTTGAGCCACTGGAACGGCGGCCTGCAGTGGAACCGCATCGAGCTTGAGGGCAGTTTCGTCATCCCCGCCTGCCCGAACCTGCGCTTCACCCCGTTCCCGCTGCGCAGCGCTGCGCCGCCCTACTCACCACACCGTTTCGACCCGCACCCGGGCGATAACCTTGGCCTGATCGTCGAAGACCTGCGCAGCGGCGGGCGGTTGTTCTACGCCCCAGGCCTGGGCCAGGTCGACGAGGCGGTGATGGCGCACATGGCTGCAGCAGACGTGCTGCTGGTCGACGGCACCTTGTGGCAGGACGACGAAATGCAGCGCCGTGGCGTCGGCACCCGCACCGGCCGCGAGATGGGTCACCTGGCGCAGAGTGGCCCAGGCGGCATGCTGGAGGTACTGGAGCAATTGCCCGAGCAGCGCAAGGTGCTGATCCACATCAACAACACCAACCCGATTCTCGATGAAGACTCCGCCGAACGCGCCGAACTGGCGCGCCGCAATGTCGAAGTCGCCTATGACGGCATGAGCATCGAGCTGTAG
- the pqqA gene encoding pyrroloquinoline quinone precursor peptide PqqA, protein MWTKPAYTDLRIGFEVTMYFASR, encoded by the coding sequence ATGTGGACCAAACCTGCCTACACCGACCTGCGTATCGGCTTTGAAGTCACCATGTACTTCGCAAGCCGCTGA
- the pqqF gene encoding pyrroloquinoline quinone biosynthesis protein PqqF, protein MPPQQHSLTLANGLPVQLHHVPHLKQAAAFLRVHAGSHDVPAAWPGLAHFLEHLFFLGGQRFSGDEALMPFVQRNGGQLNASTRERCTDFFFELPPASFAAGLERLCDMLAHPRLGAAEQLREREVLHAEFIAWSRDAQARHDLWLIQPLNPAHPLRAFHAGNRYSLRVPSAAFQQALREFYQGHYQTGQMSLCLVGPQPLAHLQALAERATTALPPGPGQVQAPAPPLRGELRQAGAPRPDASRLDLLFACQASPRGMGWALEFLATWVASGHDGGLLAELRQRGWAQSLQLKTHYRFADQLLLSIALGGTRAEDEGAIAARVFDWLQAFAAHDDWPTLREESALLRERRRQVAGALELARGLIEPDAHDGPADGLPALRELLAQLRPEALLHPVAAAPDQPLNSSWRLPPRNRFLRGTRSPGHVPPWPSALAWQAGPPGPLAGLRLRWRLAARAPEEVTATLQRALAGVQAEAEQAGVKLRLHCHGRDWTLECGGAAAALPSVVASAVTTLRQPPASAWQAGSTPPVLVPIRQLLALLAEHVDSGARASRSEDGPAALASAWAGARWDGLVLGLAEAERPALAAALQALPGRADASATRALASWAQWRQVQVPTPSSEHALLLFCPAPAADLADEAAWRLLAQLLQAPFYQRLRVQLQLGYAVFSGWRQLAGRGGLLFGVQSPGTPVAALLEHIETFIAELPALLAELPDILIKTQAEDMAGRFNLHDMELERATEWLWQAHLAGRGGDYPAALQAALQAQNGASLQAAGRQLIDGNEGRLLLANARVDAPRWLSQG, encoded by the coding sequence ATGCCCCCTCAGCAACATTCGCTGACTCTCGCCAACGGCCTCCCGGTGCAACTGCACCACGTCCCCCATCTCAAGCAAGCCGCCGCCTTTCTCCGGGTGCATGCCGGCAGCCACGATGTACCCGCCGCCTGGCCGGGTCTGGCGCACTTTCTCGAGCACCTTTTTTTCCTCGGCGGGCAACGATTCTCGGGCGACGAAGCACTGATGCCGTTCGTTCAGCGCAACGGCGGCCAGCTCAACGCCAGCACCCGCGAGCGCTGCACCGACTTCTTCTTCGAGCTGCCCCCGGCCTCCTTCGCCGCCGGCCTTGAGCGGCTCTGCGACATGCTCGCGCACCCGCGCCTGGGCGCCGCCGAGCAGCTGCGCGAACGTGAGGTGCTGCACGCCGAGTTCATCGCCTGGAGCCGCGACGCCCAGGCGCGCCACGACCTCTGGCTGATCCAGCCGCTGAATCCGGCCCACCCGTTGCGCGCCTTCCACGCCGGCAACCGCTACAGCCTGCGGGTGCCGAGCGCGGCGTTCCAGCAGGCCCTGCGCGAGTTCTACCAGGGCCACTACCAGACCGGGCAGATGAGCCTGTGCCTGGTCGGGCCGCAGCCGCTGGCGCACTTGCAGGCCCTGGCCGAACGGGCCACCACGGCCCTGCCGCCAGGCCCCGGCCAAGTGCAGGCGCCGGCGCCACCCCTGCGCGGCGAGCTGCGCCAAGCCGGGGCGCCGCGCCCCGACGCCAGCCGCCTGGATCTGCTGTTCGCCTGCCAGGCATCGCCGCGAGGCATGGGCTGGGCACTGGAGTTTCTCGCCACTTGGGTCGCCAGCGGCCACGACGGCGGGCTGCTGGCCGAGCTGCGTCAGCGCGGCTGGGCGCAGTCGCTGCAACTCAAGACCCACTACCGTTTCGCCGATCAGCTGCTGCTCAGCATCGCCCTGGGCGGTACCCGCGCCGAGGATGAAGGCGCGATCGCCGCGCGCGTCTTCGACTGGCTGCAAGCCTTCGCCGCCCACGACGACTGGCCGACGCTGCGAGAAGAGTCTGCGCTGCTGCGCGAGCGGCGCCGGCAGGTGGCCGGAGCCCTGGAGCTGGCTCGCGGCCTGATCGAACCCGACGCGCACGATGGCCCTGCCGACGGCCTGCCGGCCTTGCGCGAACTGCTCGCGCAACTGCGCCCGGAAGCCCTGCTGCATCCCGTCGCCGCCGCGCCCGACCAGCCGCTAAACAGCAGCTGGCGCCTGCCACCGCGCAACCGTTTTCTGCGCGGCACACGCAGCCCCGGGCATGTGCCGCCGTGGCCGTCGGCGCTGGCCTGGCAGGCCGGTCCGCCGGGGCCGCTGGCCGGCCTGCGCCTGCGCTGGCGTCTGGCGGCCCGCGCCCCCGAGGAGGTGACCGCGACCTTGCAACGCGCCCTCGCCGGTGTGCAGGCCGAAGCCGAACAGGCCGGGGTGAAGCTGCGGCTGCACTGCCATGGCCGCGACTGGACCCTGGAGTGCGGCGGTGCAGCTGCGGCCCTGCCCAGCGTGGTCGCCAGCGCGGTGACCACCCTGCGGCAACCGCCGGCCAGCGCCTGGCAGGCCGGCAGTACGCCGCCGGTGTTGGTGCCCATTCGCCAATTGCTGGCGCTGCTCGCCGAGCACGTCGATTCCGGCGCCCGCGCCAGCCGGTCCGAGGACGGACCCGCAGCACTGGCGAGCGCCTGGGCCGGCGCTCGCTGGGACGGCCTGGTGCTGGGCCTGGCCGAGGCCGAGCGACCCGCGCTGGCCGCCGCCTTGCAGGCACTGCCGGGCCGCGCAGACGCCAGTGCGACCCGGGCACTGGCGTCTTGGGCGCAATGGCGCCAGGTGCAGGTACCAACCCCTTCCAGCGAGCATGCCCTGCTGCTGTTCTGCCCGGCACCTGCGGCCGATCTGGCCGACGAGGCCGCCTGGCGCCTGCTGGCCCAGCTGCTCCAGGCGCCGTTCTACCAGCGCCTGCGGGTGCAATTGCAGCTGGGCTATGCGGTGTTCAGCGGCTGGCGGCAGCTGGCCGGGCGCGGCGGCCTGCTGTTCGGCGTGCAGTCGCCTGGCACCCCGGTTGCCGCGCTGCTGGAACATATCGAAACCTTCATCGCCGAGCTACCGGCGCTGCTCGCCGAATTGCCCGACATCTTGATCAAAACCCAGGCCGAAGACATGGCGGGCCGCTTCAACCTGCATGACATGGAATTGGAACGCGCCACCGAGTGGCTGTGGCAAGCCCATCTGGCGGGCCGAGGCGGAGATTATCCGGCGGCGCTGCAGGCGGCCTTGCAGGCACAGAACGGCGCCAGCCTGCAGGCCGCCGGTCGTCAACTGATCGATGGCAACGAGGGGCGACTGCTGCTGGCCAACGCCCGGGTAGACGCCCCGCGCTGGCTGTCGCAAGGCTGA